In one Apium graveolens cultivar Ventura unplaced genomic scaffold, ASM990537v1 ctg1631, whole genome shotgun sequence genomic region, the following are encoded:
- the LOC141700003 gene encoding uncharacterized protein LOC141700003, whose protein sequence is MSIERSPSESWNTTLPGPPSRNNGGSSDLSPTGLLSYASGSSVSIIDTHSMQLITVIPLPPPTNSSLSPFVTSVRWSPHNLRRDLLSHDPSSLSHLLLAAGDRQGRIALLDLRAKSPILFLETSNSKLGIQDLCWILTRPDSYILAALSGPSLLSLYNTSTGRCFFKYDAAPEFFSCIRRDPFDSRQLIALGLKGFLLSVKVLSDNSEDDVTTKELQVRTDTSELLRLERDSGNVTSSGATSPALVVFPTYFAKCAFSPHWRHILFVTFPRELVVFDLRYGTALFTASLPRGVGKFLDVLPDYNMELLHCAHLDGKISTWRRKEGEQVYSMCMMEELMPSIGTPVPSPSVLAVAISLSESTLQNVSKHCSNGSYTSPEVDFDNPFDFYDVSHIISKTHIISISDDGKIWNWLLTAEGIGETPKDEMKLKSNSEKVSTRETSVTDPGMNSIKKLEDITITSRRLSKPTTSGEEMLFKISLVGQLHLLSSTVTMLAVPSPSLTSTLARGGNYPAVAVPLVALGSQSGTIDVVDVSANAVAASFSVHNNVIRGLRWLGNSKLVSFSYSQGNEKIGGYINKLVVTCLRSGLNRTFRVLQKPERAPIRALRASASGRYLLILFRDAPVEVWAMTKNPIMLRSLALPFTVLEWTLPTVPKPGQTGQSRQSDHAATTSSRANASSADSKGAGPDETEDDTSETFSFALLNGAIGVFEVQGRRIRDFRPKWPSSFALSDGLVTAMAYRFPHVVMGDRSGNIRWWDVTTGQSSSFNTHREGIRRIKFSPVVPGDRSRGRIAVLFYDNTFSVFDLDSQDPLANSLLQPQCPGTLVLELDWLPLRADKNDPLVLCIAGADSSFRLIEVTMSDKKIGHTPQPRSLKERFRPVALCSPILLPTPHALALRMILQLGVKHSWFNTLTIMDKGQYKLLQSESSTGDLRSYMIDSPPVGDSVVPELLLKILEPYRKEGCILDDERVSLYANVVNKGSAARFAFAAAIFGESAEALFWLELPGALNYLLNKTVSKSLQKAPISTSTSEDEDASMLLRITSKGKSVRGEKNVLNFGQHRLMAFDQGELWEGANERINWHEKLEGEEDIQNRVHELVSIGNLEAAVSLLLSTPPESSYFYANALRAVALSSAVSKSLLELSVKVVAANMVRSDRSLSGTHLLCAVGRYQEACSQLQDAGYWTDAATLAATHLKGSDYARVLQRWAEHVRHVEHNIWGALVLYVAAGALQEALAALRGAQQPETATMFILACREIHAEFVSSLDPDEESDEPIKDTLLNLPELNPDNEDVVAVGDYYGEYQRKLVHLCMDSQPIFD, encoded by the exons ATGTCAATTGAGCGCTCCCCAAGCGAGTCATGGAACACAACACTCCCAGGCCCCCCCTCCCGCAACAACGGCGGCTCATCCGATCTAAGTCCAACAGGTCTTCTCTCATACGCATCAGGAAGCAGCGTATCAATAATCGACACACACTCAATGCAACTAATTACCGTCATTCCTCTCCCTCCTCCAACAAACTCATCTCTCTCTCCTTTCGTCACTTCTGTCCGGTGGTCCCCACACAACCTCCGCCGTGACCTCCTCTCTCATGATCCCTCCTCTCTCTCTCACTTACTCCTCGCCGCCGGTGATCGTCAAGGCCGCATTGCTCTCCTCGATCTTCGCGCCAAATCTCCGATCCTCTTTCTAGAAACTTCTAATTCCAAGCTCGGTATCCAAGACCTCTGCTGGATCCTAACCCGACCCGACTCCTACATTCTCGCTGCTCTCTCCGGTCcttctctcctctctctctacAACACTTCTACTGGCAGGTGCTTCTTCAAATACGACGCCGCGCCGGAGTTCTTCTCGTGTATTCGTCGCGATCCTTTTGATTCGAGACAGCTAATTGCGTTAGGACTTAAAGGATTTCTGTTATCTGTTAAAGTATTGAGTGATAATTCGGAAGATGACGTCACTACTAAGGAGCTTCAAGTTAGGACCGATACTTCGGAATTATTGAGATTAGAGAGGGATAGTGGAAATGTCACGAGTTCGGGTGCCACGTCGCCTGCGCTTGTGGTTTTTCCGACTTATTTTGCTAAATGTGCTTTTTCGCCACATTGGAGGCATATTTTGTTTGTGACGTTTCCGAGGGAGTTGGTAGTGTTTGATTTGAGATATGGGACTGCATTGTTTACGGCTAGCTTGCCTAGAGGTGTTGGTAAGTTTTTGGATGTGTTGCCGGATTACAACATGGAGTTGTTGCATTGTGCGCATCTTGATGGGAAGATTAGTACTTGGCGGCGGAAAGA AGGGGAGCAGGTGTACTCTATGTGTATGATGGAAGAATTGATGCCCTCAATTGGCACACCTGTACCCTCCCCATCAGTACTTGCAGTTGCCATTTCATTATCTGAGTCCACCCTTCAAAATGTTAGCAAGCATTGTTCTAATGGATCTTATACCTCGCCTGAGGTGGATTTTGATAATCCTTTTGACTTTTATGATGTTTCTCATATTATATCTAAGACACATATAATATCCATTTCTGATGATGGAAAAATATGGAACTGGCTCCTGACTGCTGAAGGAATAGGTGAGACTCCAAAAGATGAAATGAAGTTGAAGTCTAATTCAGAGAAAGTATCAACTCGAGAGACTAGTGTCACTGATCCTGGAATGAATTCTATTAAAAAGCTTGAAGATATTACAATCACTTCCAGACGTCTATCAAAACCCACAACCAGCGGGGAAGAGATGTTGTTTAAG ATTAGTCTGGTTGGACAACTCCATCTTCTTTCTTCAACTGTAACAATGCTGGCCGTACCATCCCCTTCTTTGACATCCACTTTGGCCC GTGGTGGAAATTATCCGGCTGTCGCAGTTCCACTAGTTGCTTTGGGATCCCAAAGTGGTACCATTGATGTCGTTGATGTTTCTGCTAATGCTGTTGCTGCAAGTTTCTCTGTTCATAACAATGTTATAAGGGGATTAAGATGGCTTGGCAATTCTAAACTTGTCTCATTTTCCTATTCTCAG GGTAATGAAAAGATTGGAGGCTATATTAATAAACTTGTAGTGACATGCTTAAGAAGTGGGCTTAATCGAACATTTCGGGTTTTACAAAAGCCAGAACGTGCACCTATAAGAGCTTTAAGGGCTTCAGCTTCTGGAAG AtatcttttaattttatttcGTGATGCACCTGTAGAGGTGTGGGCAATGACCAAAAATCCAATTATG CTAAGATCTTTAGCTCTTCCATTCACAGTGTTAGAATGGACACTTCCAACTGTTCCGAAACCAGGTCAGACTGGACAATCTAGGCAGTCAGATCATGCAGCTACAACATCTTCTCGAGCAAATGCATCCTCTGCTGATTCGA AAGGAGCAGGTCCTGATGAGACTGAAGATGACACTTCAGAAACTTTTTCATTCGCTTTGCTAAATGGAGCAATTGGAGTTTTTGAAGTTCAGGGCCGAAGAATTAGAGACTTTAG ACCAAAATGGCCTTCGTCATTTGCTCTATCTGATGGACTGGTTACAGCAATGGCTTACCGTTTTCCTCATGTA GTTATGGGAGACAGGTCCGGGAACATACGTTGGTGGGATGTGACGACTGGGCAGTCTTCCTCTTTCAACACTCACAGGGAAGGGATCCGGAGGATTAAATTTTCCCCTGTTGTTCCTGGAGATCGTAGCCGCGGGCGTATAGCCGTGCTGTTCTATGATAACACATTTTCTGTATTTGATCTT GATTCACAAGATCCATTGGCCAATTCCCTTCTACAACCTCAATGTCCTGGAACACTCGTATTGGAACTTGATTGGTTACCCTTGAGAGCTGATAAGAATGATCCACTGGTGTTGTGCATTGCAGGAGCTGATAGCAGTTTTCGCCTTATAGAGGTTACCAT GAGTGACAAAAAAATTGGACATACACCCCAACCAAGATCACTGAAAGAGAGATTCCGGCCAGTGGCATTATGTTCCCCTATTCTACTGCCTACACCACATGCACTG GCATTGCGGATGATACTGCAGTTGGGTGTCAAGCATTCATGGTTTAATACATTAACCATTATGGATAAGGGGCAGTACAAACTTCTCCAAAGTGAATCCTCAACAGGAGATCTGCGAAGTTATATGATTGATTCACCACCCGTCGGTGACTCTGTTGTGCCGGAGTTGCTCCTTAAGATTTTAGAGCCTTACAGAAAGGAAG GATGCATACTCGATGATGAGAGGGTAAGCTTATATGCTAATGTTGTCAACAAAGGTTCTGCTGCGAGATTTGCCTTTGCAGCTGCAATCTTTGGGGAATCTGCAGAAGCACTTTTCTGGTTAGAGTTGCCTGGTGCACTTAACTACTTACTGAATAAGACTGTTAGCAAGTCCCTTCAGAAAGCCCCAATATCGACATCAACCTCTGAAGATGAGGATGCATCTATGCTACTTAGAATAACATCAAAGGGAAAGTCAGTGCGTGGAGAAAAGAATGTGTTA AATTTTGGTCAGCATAGGTTGATGGCTTTCGACCAAGGAGAGTTGTGGGAAGGTGCTAATGAGCGTATTAATTGGCATGAAAAATTGGAGGGGGAAGAGGATATTCAAAACAGGGTACACGA GCTTGTCTCCATTGGGAATTTAGAAGCTGCTGTTAGTTTATTGCTTTCGACCCCTCCAGAGAGCTCTTACTTCTATGCAAATGCATTGCGTGCTGTTGCTCTTTCATCTGCTGTATCGAAATCGCTACTTGAACTTTCCGTGAAG GTTGTTGCAGCAAACATGGTCAGGAGTGACAGGTCACTGTCAGGCACACATCTTTTGTGCGCTGTTGGTAGATACCAAGAGGCTTGTTCACAG CTACAAGATGCTGGATACTGGACAGATGCTGCAACCTTAGCAGCAACACATTTAAAGGGTTCCGATTATGCAAG GGTATTGCAAAGGTGGGCAGAACATGTCCGTCACGTCGAACATAACATCTGGGG GGCTCTAGTTTTGTACGTGGCGGCTGGTGCTTTGCAAGAGGCTTTGGCTGCACTTCGTGGAGCACAGCAGCCTGAAACAGCTACTATGTTTATACTTGCTTGTCGTGAAATCCATGCTGAATTTGTATCCAGCTTGGATCCAGACGAGGAATCAGACGAACCAATCAAGGACACACTGCTCAACTTGCCGGAGTTGAATCCTGATAATGAAGATGTTGTTGCAGTTGGAGATTATTATGGTGAATATCAAAGAAAATTAGTGCATTTGTGCATGGATTCACAACCTATTTTTGATTAG
- the LOC141700010 gene encoding umecyanin-like — MARLNVVSFLTVIVMAAAMQMQSADAQKTHYVGGSTGWIIPTSPSAYSTWAASQTFTVGDTLVFNFTTGAHTAAEVTKAAYNACTTTKPLALWTTGPSSVKLNSSGTHYYICTFPSHCNPLGQKVAIPVMAATATTPASAPTPTEASGSTPSAEAPGSSSTPGSAMTPGKSPGSGSFVNAAALPLTFLSVAIAALFY, encoded by the exons ATGGCGAGATTAAATGTGGTATCATTTTTGACAGTTATAGTAATGGCAGCAGCTATGCAGATGCAAAGTGCAGATGCTCAGAAGACACATTATGTTGGTGGATCTACTGGCTGGATTATTCCAACTAGCCCCAGCGCCTACTCCACCTGGGCCGCCTCCCAAACTTTCACCGTTGGCGATACTCTCG TATTCAACTTCACAACGGGAGCACACACAGCAGCGGAGGTGACAAAGGCAGCGTACAATGCTTGCACCACAACGAAACCTCTTGCTCTATGGACCACCGGTCCATCCAGCGTTAAACTTAACTCATCCGGGACGCACTACTACATCTGTACCTTCCCAAGTCACTGTAACCCCCTGGGTCAAAAAGTAGCCATCCCCGTCATGGCTGCCACCGCCACTACCCCAGCGTCTGCCCCTACACCCACCGAAGCATCGGGCAGTACTCCCTCGGCAGAGGCGCCCGGTAGCAGCAGCACTCCAGGCTCAGCTATGACGCCTGGGAAGTCACCTGGTTCTGGATCATTTGTTAATGCAGCTGCATTACCACTCACATTTTTGTCCGTTGCCATTGCGGCTTTATTTTACTAG
- the LOC141700009 gene encoding uncharacterized protein LOC141700009, translating to MASSVDNKQDEVAFLELPAPSGWTKKFMLKKGGAPKKNEIIFTAPTGEEISTRKQLEQYLKSHPGGPAISKFDWGTGDTPRRSSRIIEKTKASPSPESHPTKKRSKKSFDGKKVKEAIPEEALEKEAETQKAEKDDKDNAAAETVDSVKDKMDEDTEYIEKDAIKGSEQVGTEVILEQVDEKVGTEVISEDVGKRIQDENIDPVHEEDGKSVQAAVEEAKADEDVEVTIDAEENKILAEAEKEIPKEPVVHEAPYATKLREKDEGFMQKTQVQEEQEQTPIEAEKELNSGGEIKQGVATEEKIVEGDDKSGNCGVATANQNDALNKPEGVGAENGSYVNTGEIKL from the exons ATGGCAAGCTCTGTTGACAACAAGCAAGACGAAGTTGCCTTCTTGGAACTCCCTGCCCCTTCTGGCTGGACCAAAAAg TTTATGCTCAAGAAAGGTGGAGCACCAAAGAAGAATGAAATCATATTCACTGCTCCTACTGGTGAAGAAATCTCTACCAGAAAGCAGCTGGAGCAGTACCTTAAATCACACCCCGGTGGTCCAGCAATATCAAAGTTTGATTGGGGAACAGGTGACACACCTAGAAGATCATCAAGGATCATAGAGAAGACAAAAGCAAGTCCGTCTCCAGAAAGTCACCCCACCAAAAAGAGGAGCAAAAAATCTTTTGATGGAAAGAAGGTGAAAGAAGCTATCCCCGAGGAAGCTCTGGAGAAAGAAGCTGAAACTCAGAAGGCAGAGAAAGATGACAAAGATAATGCAGCTGCAGAAACTGTGGACAGTGTGAAGGATAAGATGGATGAAGATACAGAATATATTGAGAAAGATGCCATAAAAGGCAGCGAGCAGGTTGGAACTGAAGTTATTTTGGAGCAGGTTGATGAAAAGGTTGGAACTGAAGTTATTTCGGAGGATGTTGGTAAGAGAATTCAAGATGAGAATATAGATCCAGTCCATGAGGAAGATGGTAAATCAGTACAAGCTGCTGTGGAAGAAGCTAAAGCAGATGAGGATGTCGAAGTAACAATAGATGCTGAAGAGAACAAGATCCTTGCTGAAGCAGAAAAGGAAATCCCAAAAGAACCTGTGGTTCATGAGGCACCTTATGCTACCAAATTACGTGAGAAGGACGAAGGATTCATGCAGAAAACACAGGTTCAAGAAGAACAGGAACAAACACCTATTGAGGCAGAGAAAGAGCTCAACTCAGGGGGGGAGATCAAACAGGGAGTGGCTACAGAGGAAAAGATTGTGGAAGGCGACGACAAAAGTGGGAACTGTGGCGTGGCAACTGCTAATCAGAATGATGCATTAAACAAGCCCGAAGGTGTAGGGGCCGAGAATGGCAGCTACGTCAACACTGGAGAGATAAAGCTTTGA